Proteins encoded in a region of the Isoalcanivorax pacificus W11-5 genome:
- a CDS encoding AAA family ATPase has product MQFQGTDQYVATDDLKMAVNAAIALRRPLLIKGEPGTGKTLLAEQVAASLGLRLLSWNIKSTTKAQQGLYEYDAVSRLRDSQLGAEGVEDIGNYLKKGKLWEAFEAEDQVVLLIDEIDKADIEFPNDLLQELDRMEFYVYETQTLVKARQRPIVIITSNNEKELPDAFLRRCFFHYINFPDAATMMKIVDVHYPDIKQTLVKEAMEIFFDLRKVPGLKKKPSTSELIDWLKLLLADDIPEDILRNRDTKKAIPPLYGALVKNEADVQLLERLAFMNRREG; this is encoded by the coding sequence ATGCAGTTCCAGGGTACCGACCAGTACGTAGCCACCGACGACCTGAAAATGGCGGTCAACGCCGCTATCGCCCTGCGTCGCCCGCTCCTGATCAAGGGCGAGCCGGGCACCGGCAAGACCCTGCTGGCCGAGCAGGTCGCTGCTTCCCTGGGCCTGCGCCTGTTGTCCTGGAATATCAAGTCGACCACCAAGGCCCAGCAGGGCCTGTATGAATACGATGCCGTCTCCCGCCTGCGTGACTCCCAGCTTGGTGCCGAAGGGGTCGAGGACATCGGCAACTACCTGAAAAAGGGCAAGCTCTGGGAAGCCTTCGAAGCCGAGGATCAGGTGGTACTGCTGATCGACGAGATCGACAAGGCCGACATCGAATTCCCCAACGACCTGTTGCAGGAACTCGATCGCATGGAGTTCTACGTCTACGAGACACAGACCCTGGTCAAGGCCAGACAGCGCCCGATCGTGATCATCACCTCCAACAACGAGAAGGAACTGCCGGACGCCTTCCTGCGCCGCTGCTTCTTCCACTACATCAACTTCCCGGATGCCGCGACCATGATGAAGATCGTCGATGTGCACTACCCGGACATCAAGCAGACCCTGGTGAAAGAGGCCATGGAGATCTTCTTCGACCTGCGCAAAGTGCCGGGCCTGAAGAAAAAGCCCTCCACCTCCGAACTGATCGACTGGCTCAAGCTGCTGCTCGCCGACGACATCCCGGAAGACATTCTGCGCAACCGCGACACCAAAAAGGCCATCCCGCCCCTGTACGGCGCGCTGGTCAAGAACGAGGCCGATGTACAACTGCTGGAGCGCCTGGCGTTCATGAACCGCCGGGAAGGCTGA
- a CDS encoding vWA domain-containing protein, giving the protein MLVRFFETLREYRVPVTLRELLDLHDAMGQHLAYGSVDDFYMLSRAVMVKDEKYYDRFDRAFEFYFKGLESIDPDWFNKAIPDEWLRKQIEKNLSPEELAQLQRMGSLEKLLEEFRKRLEEQHKRHQGGNKMVGTGGTSPYGGHGANPEGIRLTGPSRNKKAVKVWEKREYRNLDDSVELGVRNIKLALRRLRKFARTGKAEELDLDDTITSTARNAGLLDIRMRPEVENRVKILLFFDIGGSMDPYIRLCEELFSAARTEFKHMEHFYFHNFIYEYVWKDNRRRWDEKLATWDLLHKYGSDYKVIFIGDAAMSPYEINSVGGSVEHWNEEPGAVWMQRITETFEKVIWLNPEPRRSWEMTTSTVWTRQLLEDRMYPLTLQGIEEAIKYLSR; this is encoded by the coding sequence ATGCTGGTACGCTTCTTCGAGACCCTGCGCGAGTACCGCGTCCCGGTCACCCTGCGCGAGCTGCTTGACCTGCACGACGCCATGGGCCAGCACCTGGCCTATGGCAGCGTGGACGATTTCTACATGCTGTCCCGCGCCGTCATGGTCAAGGATGAGAAGTACTACGACCGCTTCGACCGCGCCTTCGAGTTCTATTTCAAGGGGCTGGAATCCATCGACCCGGACTGGTTCAACAAGGCCATCCCGGACGAATGGCTGCGCAAGCAGATCGAAAAGAACCTGTCGCCGGAAGAGCTGGCGCAACTGCAGCGCATGGGCAGCCTGGAAAAGCTGCTGGAAGAATTTCGCAAGCGCCTGGAAGAACAGCACAAGCGCCACCAGGGCGGCAACAAGATGGTCGGCACTGGCGGCACGTCACCCTACGGCGGCCATGGCGCCAACCCCGAAGGCATTCGCCTGACCGGGCCTTCCCGCAACAAGAAAGCGGTCAAGGTCTGGGAAAAACGCGAATACCGCAACCTGGACGATTCGGTTGAACTGGGTGTGCGCAACATCAAGCTGGCCCTGCGCCGCCTGCGCAAATTTGCCCGCACCGGCAAGGCCGAAGAGCTGGACCTGGACGACACCATCACCTCCACCGCCCGCAACGCCGGCCTGCTCGACATCCGCATGCGCCCGGAAGTGGAAAACCGCGTCAAGATCCTGCTGTTCTTTGATATCGGCGGCTCCATGGACCCCTACATCCGCCTGTGCGAAGAACTGTTCTCGGCCGCCCGGACCGAGTTCAAGCACATGGAGCATTTCTACTTCCACAACTTCATCTACGAATACGTGTGGAAGGACAACCGCCGCCGCTGGGATGAAAAACTCGCCACCTGGGATCTGCTGCATAAATACGGCTCCGACTACAAGGTGATCTTTATCGGCGACGCGGCCATGAGCCCCTATGAGATCAACTCCGTCGGCGGCAGCGTGGAGCACTGGAACGAAGAACCGGGGGCGGTGTGGATGCAGCGCATCACGGAAACCTTCGAGAAAGTGATCTGGCTGAATCCTGAGCCGCGTCGCAGTTGGGAAATGACGACGTCTACGGTCTGGACACGGCAGTTGCTGGAGGACCGGATGTATCCGTTGACGTTGCAGGGGATTGAGGAAGCCATAAAATATTTGAGCCGCTGA
- a CDS encoding DUF1513 domain-containing protein, whose translation MALTRRDLLRWSGLLTGAATLGGLVLWQRQPGAEGPLLLSARNDTDGHHYAVGYHLNGRKAFATRVPERCHAIAPHPFLPVALFVGRRPSTESYLVHLQSGELLQTLHSEPDRHFYGHAVFHHSGEWLYTTENDTTDPGRGVLGIYHMDGLQLRHHDEVPTHGIGPHELAWMPDGDTLAVCNGGIRTEAESRVEMNLHAMEPSLVLMQRDGQLISKEMLAQEKNSIRHMDVASDGTIVTGQQYMGELYESAPLLAIKRPGEAYRPFPLDESQRQMMQQYTASIAIHSELRLLAMTAPRGNRFFVWELDSGKTVVDTPMQDCAGVSAVQEGFVVTSGQGSCRGYDCSQQGVPVQVSHLNLPAGLWDNHAGLLA comes from the coding sequence ATGGCCCTGACACGACGCGACCTGCTGCGCTGGAGCGGCCTGCTCACCGGCGCCGCCACCCTCGGCGGCCTCGTCCTCTGGCAACGCCAGCCCGGCGCCGAAGGCCCGCTGCTGCTCTCCGCCCGCAACGACACCGACGGCCACCACTACGCCGTCGGCTACCACCTCAACGGACGCAAAGCCTTCGCCACCCGCGTCCCCGAGCGCTGTCACGCCATCGCCCCACACCCCTTCCTGCCGGTCGCCCTGTTCGTCGGCCGCCGCCCTTCCACCGAAAGCTATCTGGTGCATTTGCAGAGCGGCGAACTGCTGCAGACCCTGCACAGCGAACCGGACCGGCATTTCTACGGCCACGCTGTCTTTCACCACAGCGGCGAATGGCTCTACACCACCGAAAACGACACCACCGATCCCGGCCGTGGCGTGCTCGGCATTTATCACATGGATGGCCTGCAACTGCGCCACCACGACGAAGTGCCCACCCACGGCATCGGCCCGCACGAACTGGCCTGGATGCCGGACGGCGACACCCTCGCCGTCTGCAACGGCGGCATCCGCACCGAAGCCGAAAGCCGCGTGGAAATGAATCTGCATGCCATGGAACCAAGCCTGGTCCTGATGCAGCGCGATGGCCAGTTGATCAGCAAGGAAATGCTGGCGCAGGAGAAAAACAGCATCCGCCATATGGACGTGGCCAGCGACGGCACCATCGTGACCGGGCAGCAGTACATGGGCGAGCTGTATGAAAGCGCACCGCTGTTGGCAATCAAGCGGCCAGGGGAAGCGTATCGGCCGTTTCCGCTGGATGAATCGCAGCGACAGATGATGCAGCAGTATACGGCCAGCATTGCGATTCACAGCGAGTTGCGTTTGCTGGCGATGACCGCACCGAGGGGGAACCGGTTTTTTGTCTGGGAGCTGGATAGCGGGAAGACGGTGGTGGATACGCCGATGCAGGATTGTGCGGGGGTGAGTGCGGTGCAGGAGGGGTTTGTGGTGACTTCAGGGCAAGGCAGTTGCCGGGGCTATGATTGCAGCCAACAGGGGGTTCCCGTACAGGTATCCCATCTGAATCTTCCCGCCGGGCTATGGGACAATCATGCAGGACTGCTGGCCTGA
- a CDS encoding imelysin family protein yields the protein MRLLTVATTALLLSACGAPQRDVITHLADNVLLPAHQHWADSNRTLADHAQRYCSGGIDLDALHSAFGAARHQWAALQPQLVGPMSEGNRSWQVQFYPDKRNLVARQAEELLDAHPQLDHAQLADASVVVQGLSAFEYVLFDDSIDLPAQRERYCPLLIAIGQHQQQLAQEMVTLWEQPDGMLVQLKAFPNARYAEPRDALADILRVQITGLDTLKKKLGTPMGRLNRGVPQPFQAEAWRSRQSLDNLRATVEGAQAIWQAPGVHELVNDNSLATRIDDAYTDVLTRLDSAPASLVELVQDTAHKAWLDALYDSLNTLHRLHQNELAAALEIQIGFNANDGD from the coding sequence ATGCGTCTGCTCACGGTTGCCACCACCGCCCTGTTACTCAGCGCCTGCGGCGCACCGCAACGCGACGTGATCACCCACCTTGCCGACAACGTGCTGCTGCCCGCACACCAGCACTGGGCCGACAGCAACCGCACACTGGCCGACCACGCACAGCGCTATTGCAGCGGCGGCATCGACCTTGACGCGCTGCACAGCGCCTTCGGTGCAGCACGCCATCAATGGGCCGCCCTGCAACCGCAACTGGTCGGCCCCATGTCCGAAGGCAACCGCAGCTGGCAGGTGCAGTTCTATCCCGACAAACGCAATCTGGTCGCGCGTCAGGCCGAAGAACTGCTTGATGCCCACCCGCAACTGGACCACGCCCAACTGGCCGACGCCAGTGTCGTGGTCCAGGGACTGAGCGCATTCGAATACGTGCTGTTCGATGACAGCATCGACCTGCCGGCGCAACGCGAACGCTACTGCCCGCTGCTGATCGCCATCGGTCAGCACCAGCAACAACTGGCGCAGGAGATGGTCACGCTCTGGGAACAGCCCGACGGCATGCTGGTGCAGTTGAAAGCATTCCCCAACGCACGCTACGCCGAACCGCGCGATGCCCTGGCCGACATCCTGCGCGTGCAGATCACCGGCCTCGATACCCTGAAGAAAAAACTCGGCACCCCGATGGGCCGCCTCAACCGTGGCGTACCGCAACCGTTCCAGGCCGAAGCCTGGCGCAGCAGACAGTCCCTGGACAACCTGCGCGCCACGGTCGAAGGTGCCCAGGCCATCTGGCAAGCACCCGGTGTACACGAACTGGTCAACGACAACAGCCTGGCAACACGCATCGACGACGCCTATACCGACGTGCTGACACGCCTGGACAGCGCACCGGCGTCACTGGTCGAACTCGTGCAGGACACCGCACACAAAGCCTGGCTCGACGCCCTGTACGACAGCCTCAACACCCTGCATCGCCTGCACCAGAACGAGCTGGCCGCCGCCCTGGAGATACAGATCGGCTTCAACGCCAACGACGGAGACTGA
- a CDS encoding di-heme oxidoredictase family protein: protein MRRLLPLLLAAVLSGCDPTPTFTEAEPGEHLSGGATTVLRTDQNAFSLPSANLSPLRRLDFSVGNSFFRNPWVIAPASTDARDGLGPLFNTNACQNCHIKDGRGHPPGPDAVHAVSMLVRLSVPAGGNDEERLLRQGVIPEPVYGGQLQDTAIPGVAPEGRVRIDYTPVPVTFADGTVVELRKPTLRITDTGYGDLHPDTLFSARIAPPVIGLGLLEAISDDDLLANADPDDRDGDGISGRPNRVWDRASETTALGRFGWKAGQPNLNQQNAEAFANDMGLTSSLVPGDGCTPAQTDCLAAPHGGEPEVSDNILATVLFYSRNLGVPARRNVDAPEVLKGKTLFHRAGCQQCHTPSFTTRADAAEPELASQTIWPYTDLLLHDMGDGLADGRPEFLATGREWRTPPLWGIGLTEAVNGHTFFLHDGRARNLLEAILWHGGEAENARQAVLQFTAEERDALLAFLNSL, encoded by the coding sequence ATGCGACGTTTGCTACCCCTGCTGCTGGCCGCTGTGCTGAGCGGCTGCGACCCGACACCGACCTTCACCGAAGCAGAACCGGGCGAACACCTTTCCGGTGGCGCCACCACGGTGCTACGCACCGACCAGAATGCGTTTTCCCTGCCGTCCGCCAACCTGTCGCCTCTGCGGCGGCTGGACTTCAGCGTCGGCAACAGCTTTTTCCGCAACCCCTGGGTGATCGCACCCGCCTCGACGGATGCCCGCGACGGCCTGGGGCCGCTGTTCAACACCAACGCCTGCCAGAACTGCCATATCAAGGATGGCCGTGGCCACCCGCCGGGGCCCGATGCCGTGCATGCGGTGTCGATGCTGGTGCGGCTCTCCGTCCCCGCCGGAGGCAATGATGAAGAGCGGCTGTTGCGCCAGGGCGTGATACCCGAACCGGTCTACGGCGGCCAGTTGCAGGACACCGCCATCCCCGGCGTCGCGCCGGAAGGCCGCGTGCGGATCGACTACACCCCCGTGCCCGTCACCTTTGCCGACGGCACCGTCGTCGAACTGCGCAAGCCCACACTGCGCATCACTGACACCGGCTACGGCGACCTGCACCCGGACACCCTGTTTTCCGCACGCATCGCGCCGCCCGTGATCGGCCTCGGGCTGCTGGAAGCGATCAGCGACGACGACCTTCTCGCCAACGCCGATCCGGACGATCGCGATGGCGACGGCATCAGCGGCCGTCCCAATCGTGTGTGGGACCGCGCCAGCGAGACCACCGCCCTCGGCCGCTTCGGCTGGAAAGCCGGCCAGCCGAACCTGAACCAGCAAAACGCCGAAGCCTTCGCCAACGACATGGGCCTGACCAGTTCACTGGTGCCGGGCGATGGCTGCACACCGGCGCAGACCGACTGCCTCGCCGCACCGCACGGCGGCGAGCCGGAAGTCAGCGACAATATTCTCGCCACGGTGCTGTTCTACAGCCGCAACCTGGGCGTGCCCGCGCGCCGCAACGTTGACGCCCCGGAAGTGCTAAAGGGCAAGACCCTGTTCCACCGCGCCGGCTGCCAGCAATGCCACACACCCAGCTTCACCACCCGTGCCGACGCCGCCGAACCGGAACTGGCCAGCCAGACGATCTGGCCCTACACCGATCTGCTGCTGCATGACATGGGCGACGGCCTCGCCGATGGCCGCCCGGAGTTCCTCGCCACCGGCCGCGAATGGCGCACCCCGCCGCTGTGGGGCATCGGCCTCACCGAAGCGGTAAACGGCCATACCTTTTTCCTGCACGATGGCCGCGCGCGCAACCTGCTTGAGGCCATCCTCTGGCATGGTGGTGAAGCCGAAAACGCCCGGCAAGCCGTGCTGCAATTCACAGCCGAAGAACGCGATGCTTTGCTCGCGTTTCTCAACTCGCTCTAG
- a CDS encoding imelysin family protein: protein MNATRLTTTGLLLAALTACSDAPDTAPKKAASTYDATQATAVISHYADIAEAAFSDALGGARTLQAAVDALLEAPSDSTLAAARDAWRDARVPYMQTEVFRFGNAVVDEWEGQVNAWPLDEGLIDYVDDSYQAALGNPGARANLIANTTLRVGEEEIDLSDLNGELLASLNELAGSEANVATGYHAIEFLLWGQDLNGTGPGAGERPASDFMTGEGATGGHNERRRDYLRATTALLISDLEQMVAEWQPDNADNYRATLLNDTPENGLRKMLFGMGSLSLGELAGERMKVALEAHSPEDEHDCFSDNTHHSHYYNGLGIANVYRGEYRRADGSQLSGPGLHTLVAANDAGADAALNARLDDSLAALQVLVDSAENYNVHFDQLIAPGNEAGNQIVRDAIAALVAQTAAIESAAAAIGITQLNPDTADHQF from the coding sequence ATGAATGCGACGCGTCTGACGACCACCGGCCTGCTGCTGGCTGCCCTCACCGCCTGCAGCGACGCGCCCGACACCGCCCCGAAAAAAGCCGCCAGCACCTACGACGCCACCCAGGCGACCGCCGTCATCAGCCACTACGCCGACATCGCCGAAGCCGCCTTCAGCGACGCCCTGGGCGGTGCCCGCACCCTGCAGGCCGCCGTCGACGCCCTGCTCGAGGCGCCGTCCGACAGCACCCTGGCCGCCGCCCGCGACGCCTGGCGCGATGCCCGCGTGCCCTACATGCAGACCGAGGTATTCCGCTTCGGCAATGCCGTGGTCGACGAATGGGAAGGCCAGGTCAACGCCTGGCCACTGGACGAAGGGCTGATCGACTACGTCGACGACAGCTACCAGGCTGCCCTGGGCAACCCCGGCGCGCGTGCCAACCTCATCGCCAACACCACGCTGCGTGTGGGCGAGGAAGAGATTGACCTCAGCGACCTGAACGGCGAACTGCTCGCCAGCCTGAACGAACTGGCCGGCTCCGAAGCCAACGTTGCCACCGGCTACCACGCGATCGAATTCCTGCTCTGGGGCCAGGACCTGAACGGCACCGGCCCGGGCGCAGGCGAGCGCCCGGCCAGCGATTTCATGACTGGCGAAGGCGCCACCGGCGGCCACAATGAGCGCCGCCGCGACTACCTGCGCGCCACCACCGCCCTGCTGATCAGCGACCTGGAACAGATGGTCGCCGAATGGCAACCGGACAACGCTGACAATTACCGCGCCACCCTGCTCAATGACACGCCCGAAAACGGCCTGCGCAAAATGCTGTTCGGCATGGGCAGCCTGTCACTGGGCGAACTCGCCGGCGAGCGCATGAAAGTCGCCCTGGAAGCCCATTCGCCGGAAGACGAACACGACTGCTTCAGCGACAACACCCACCACTCGCACTACTACAACGGCCTCGGCATCGCCAACGTCTACCGTGGCGAATACCGTCGCGCCGATGGCAGCCAGCTCAGCGGACCCGGCCTGCACACCCTGGTCGCCGCCAATGACGCCGGGGCCGACGCAGCCCTGAACGCGCGCCTGGACGACAGCCTCGCCGCCCTGCAAGTGCTGGTGGACAGCGCCGAAAACTACAACGTGCATTTCGATCAACTGATTGCCCCCGGCAACGAGGCCGGCAACCAGATCGTGCGCGACGCCATTGCCGCGCTGGTGGCACAGACCGCCGCCATTGAAAGTGCCGCTGCCGCCATCGGCATCACGCAACTCAACCCCGACACGGCCGATCACCAATTCTGA
- a CDS encoding 5'-nucleotidase C-terminal domain-containing protein has translation MSNLFRLRTLRQPALLAALAVGLSACGGDSNSRRPDVQLPAYRLQLLHFADVDGGGTAALENVAEFSALVSHFRSLAPANTLLVSSGDNYIPGPIYQAGRETSLAGVLGKPGVGRGDVALLNALGVQASAVGNHDLDGGTAEFAGIISPDGDWDGADFPWLSANLDFSTDGSLAPLVATDGQSVTNNPGKLAGSATVMVNGERIGLVGAVTPTLASITSTGGITISPSPVNPDTDAMLEELAAAIQPAVDALTDDGINKIILLAHMQQISVEKGLAPLLSDVDIIVAGGSNTLLATSMDALHPGDTAADTYPLGFTSATGEPVLVVNTNGDYTYLGRLVVDFDENGELLTNSVVPGVSGAWATLETVISQLGASPIDDVEEVADALRDVLSDKEGNVAGFTDVFLEGRRNFVRSQETNLGNLTADANLWYARQADATAAISLKNGGGIRAAIGQIIAPPGSTDESEVELLPPQENEFKPAGAVSQLDIETSLAFNNAVSLVTVTAAELHDLMEYAVSGANPGATPGYFPQIGGMRFSFDPTATARTGDDTNQGAATNGERIQTLVVDGDVVVANGTLQGDPARSFRMATLQYLVRCIADSGGNIENATCGDNYPFKNLTAPDRRDLASTVDFPGTAYDPGLSDFSVSGGEQDALAEYLLAQHADAENAFTLAETPAEQDERIQNLSQRNDTLAP, from the coding sequence ATGTCCAATCTGTTCCGCCTGCGCACATTGCGCCAACCGGCCCTGCTGGCCGCCCTGGCCGTTGGCCTCAGCGCCTGTGGCGGTGATTCCAACAGCCGGCGCCCGGACGTGCAGTTGCCGGCCTACCGGCTGCAACTGCTGCACTTCGCCGATGTCGACGGCGGAGGCACTGCCGCACTGGAAAACGTCGCTGAATTCTCCGCACTGGTGTCGCATTTCCGCAGCCTGGCACCGGCCAATACGCTGCTGGTGTCCTCCGGCGACAACTATATTCCCGGCCCGATCTACCAGGCCGGCCGGGAAACCAGCCTGGCCGGTGTACTGGGCAAGCCCGGTGTCGGCCGGGGAGACGTGGCCCTGCTGAATGCGCTGGGCGTGCAGGCCAGTGCCGTCGGCAACCACGACCTGGACGGCGGCACCGCCGAATTCGCCGGCATCATTTCCCCGGACGGCGACTGGGACGGCGCGGATTTCCCGTGGCTGTCCGCCAACCTGGATTTCAGCACCGATGGGAGTCTGGCGCCGCTGGTGGCCACAGACGGCCAGTCGGTCACCAACAACCCCGGCAAACTCGCCGGCAGCGCTACGGTGATGGTCAATGGCGAGCGGATCGGCCTGGTCGGTGCAGTCACCCCGACACTGGCCAGCATCACCAGCACCGGCGGCATCACCATCAGCCCGAGCCCGGTCAACCCGGATACCGACGCCATGCTGGAAGAACTGGCCGCGGCCATCCAGCCAGCGGTGGATGCACTGACCGACGACGGCATCAACAAGATCATCCTGCTCGCACACATGCAGCAGATCAGCGTGGAAAAGGGCCTGGCGCCGCTGCTGAGCGACGTGGACATCATCGTCGCCGGCGGCTCCAACACCCTGCTCGCCACCAGCATGGATGCCCTGCACCCGGGTGACACCGCCGCAGACACCTACCCGCTGGGCTTCACCTCCGCCACCGGCGAACCGGTGCTGGTGGTGAACACCAATGGCGACTACACCTACCTTGGCCGTCTGGTGGTGGATTTCGATGAGAATGGCGAGCTGCTGACCAACTCCGTGGTGCCCGGCGTCAGCGGCGCCTGGGCGACGCTGGAAACCGTCATCTCGCAACTGGGTGCCAGCCCCATCGATGACGTCGAGGAAGTGGCCGACGCCCTGCGCGACGTCCTCTCCGACAAGGAAGGCAACGTGGCCGGCTTCACCGATGTGTTCCTGGAAGGCCGTCGCAATTTTGTACGCAGCCAGGAAACCAACCTCGGCAATCTGACCGCCGACGCCAACCTCTGGTATGCCCGGCAGGCCGACGCCACCGCCGCCATTTCGCTGAAAAACGGTGGCGGTATCCGCGCCGCCATCGGCCAGATCATCGCCCCGCCCGGCTCTACCGACGAGAGCGAAGTGGAACTGTTGCCGCCGCAGGAAAACGAGTTCAAGCCTGCTGGCGCCGTGTCACAACTGGATATCGAAACCTCGCTGGCATTTAACAACGCCGTCAGCCTGGTGACCGTGACCGCAGCCGAACTGCACGACCTGATGGAATACGCCGTCTCTGGCGCCAACCCCGGTGCCACGCCCGGCTATTTTCCGCAGATCGGCGGCATGCGCTTTTCCTTCGACCCGACCGCAACGGCCCGCACCGGAGACGACACCAACCAGGGCGCCGCCACCAATGGCGAACGTATCCAGACGCTGGTCGTCGACGGTGATGTCGTCGTCGCCAACGGCACCCTGCAGGGCGACCCGGCCCGCAGCTTCCGCATGGCGACCCTGCAATATCTTGTCCGGTGCATCGCGGACAGCGGCGGCAACATCGAAAACGCGACCTGTGGAGATAACTATCCATTCAAAAACCTGACCGCGCCGGACCGGCGTGATCTGGCCAGCACCGTCGACTTCCCCGGCACTGCCTACGACCCGGGCCTGTCGGATTTCTCCGTCTCCGGTGGCGAACAGGATGCCCTGGCGGAATACCTGCTCGCCCAGCACGCCGATGCAGAGAATGCCTTTACTCTGGCAGAGACCCCGGCAGAGCAAGACGAACGTATCCAGAACCTGTCCCAACGCAACGACACGCTCGCGCCCTGA
- a CDS encoding DUF1328 domain-containing protein, translated as MLGWALIFLIVAIVAGVAGFSGVAGTASWIAQVLFVIFVVLLIVSLITGRRKP; from the coding sequence ATGCTTGGTTGGGCTCTGATTTTTCTGATCGTCGCCATCGTGGCCGGTGTGGCCGGTTTCAGTGGTGTGGCGGGCACCGCCTCCTGGATTGCGCAGGTGCTGTTCGTGATTTTTGTGGTGCTGCTGATCGTGTCGCTGATTACCGGACGCCGCAAACCCTGA
- a CDS encoding DUF883 family protein, producing the protein MAAKPSSHETTDHVAESLHHAVDSAAERAGPAEERVRAQAARAADKARESADYARTRSREVASSVGNYVQENPLMALGIAFAAGTLVSSLLRRR; encoded by the coding sequence ATGGCAGCCAAACCGTCTTCCCACGAAACCACCGATCACGTGGCCGAGTCGCTGCACCATGCGGTGGACAGCGCTGCAGAACGCGCCGGCCCCGCCGAGGAGCGGGTGCGTGCCCAGGCCGCCCGCGCTGCCGACAAGGCGCGCGAGAGTGCCGATTATGCCCGCACCCGTTCCCGTGAGGTGGCCAGCAGCGTAGGCAATTACGTGCAGGAAAACCCGCTCATGGCGCTGGGCATTGCCTTTGCTGCCGGCACGCTGGTGTCGTCGCTGCTGCGCCGGCGCTGA